DNA sequence from the Tachysurus fulvidraco isolate hzauxx_2018 chromosome 1, HZAU_PFXX_2.0, whole genome shotgun sequence genome:
TGGCAAATTTGATAAATCTATGAACAGGTTTTGGGAAAAGTGACTAGATACACGCACTTATAGCTAATTGCCTTAGTGATTTCTTATTCGGAATATAACATTTCTGGTTACATAAAAAGACAACATTTATGGTTCTGTACTTTGACTAGACAGAATCAATCATAGTTAATGACATTATAGAAAATGTCAgacaaaatgaatattaaattttGGGGTTGTGTCACTCTATGTAATCACCTGACATGACAAATCACTAATAGGGTGCATGAACCTAGTCTTGGCTAGAAAAAAAACCAgcctaatattaatattattcttcAACAAAATACCAAATAATTTTCCAAAAAATAAGCCTGATTTAtatgtaaacattaaacacagatttttttcttccaaaaacCACATTTGGGTGCAACAAAAGGTTTATATTTAATGccatatttattcattgattttaaatcattaaaatgttttcatcaGGTTCTGTGTGATTGAATCGAGTAAAATTAAGACAATTAATTttcaatgtataaaataaaagcccTGAATAAAACATCAAGCTTACACCTGAGCTAAGAACCAAACCCACAATGctaatattttcttttgcaaCAACCACATTTCTGCTGCAATATTCTACCATGCATGCTTAAGTGCCTAAATTTaatactatatttatatttccaaTCAGCATCATCTTCATGAGATTTCATATTATAATTGGTTTCTTTTAATGTACATGAGTTGATTATGGTCACTCTAGCAATTAAGTCACCCATCACTATCTCTGCCACACATTAACATATGAAAGACACTCACAGTAGGACAACCATCAAGGGCAATGTCTAAAATTTTCAAAAGGGATTTTTCATAAAAGATCGTGAATGCCCTTAAAGATTTTCAAAGGTGGTTTGTTGTCCTTTTTTCAGACATTTGGAATATGAAATGATATGATACAATATTTAACATAATGAATGATATCAGCATATTAACACAAGGATATTATCATCATGTCATGTGAAGGGATGGAGTGGTGGGGTGCGTGGTGTCTTTGTGGTTtgcacctccaaggttgggggtttgttttagctgtgtgtgtggtgtttgcatgcGATTCAGGGATTTCATCTGtgtactcctgtttcctccacCAGCACGAAGACTTGTGTCGTAGGCTGGGCTGATTGCCAtcactaaattgtctgtagtgtgtaaatgagtgtatgagtgaataagtgtgtgtgtgtgtgtgtgtgtgtgtgtgtgtgtgtgtgtgtgtgtgtgtgtgtgtgtgtgtgtgtgtgtgtgtgtgtgtgtgcgcctgcaaTTAGTTGCCATCCTGTCCtaggtgtcccctgccttgtgccctgtgTTCACTGGGTTAGACTCTATGCTACTTGTCagcctgtgtaggataagtggtacaaGAATTAGATTAATGGATGAACATGATAGACATTTCTGAGTATTGTTCGTACAGTCAAGTGTTAGTACTTTAGGAGGCGTTTGTATTTACACTAATAACAACTGGTGCACTAAACATTGAAACTGTCTCCAGCTACTGTTCGGTAGACATAGAATTCCTGAAGTTAAACTGCTGACCATATTACTTGCCAAAGATTTTCACATCTATTAGCGTCACAGCTACATGTATTCCCCCACATGCTAATACAAAAAAACGTACATCTGTCTTGTATCAGTCGGTCAGCATGATGCTAAATGCTAAACAAGACAGTGTGTATACAATTGCTGGTGACTTAAATCAGGCCAATCTAAAGACTAATGCTCTGTAATGCTAATTCCAGCACACAGGCCACTGCTAGTGAGAAGCAAGCCATCTTTGAAACAATTTTGATCCTGGCCAGAAGGAGCTGTTTTTTAGCACTTCAGGAGTGATTTGTGCACAGACTGgaatgcagggctctcaagttttgaagacagcccccaccccccaccaccaccaccaccaccaccaccaccacccccccccccccattccaaaaaaaaaaaaaacaataatgggggagttgttgtgtttggtaaggatcactgaccgcaacttaaccaaatacaaagtatttatttaatttcctttttttaatttgtgtgtatatgtgcgtgcgagtgtgtgtgagagagagagattatgactggtgttgtttattgtatagtaagtgtttgttgcctttttggactcctttatcatttgtaatgttgctcccatttaaaacagttcggctcaagcccagccatttttagggtcatgattgtttcgttttgaggttttgttcaaagcCTCCTTTTTTTGAtcggctgataagtgtcaggctcgactaagcggtgcggactgatacattttgggtgctgtggcaaattaaatatatgataaatagtccaaaagtttttctgcgtgagaaatacgatgtgtggcgggagagcgtgacaaaagacccaaatgagtgactgtcactctcaatgccagacacttgacagccctgggaATGTGTTCAGAGAGTCTGCCACTATTAATCAACATATCTGTTTAGGAGAGAATGCAGAGTCTGTGATGGGATTCATAGCAAAGATTGTGGATGGTTGTGTAAGACTACCAGACATTGCAAGAGCTTTTTCCTACATGCTATCAGGCTAATCAGTTCACTCTGGCAACACAAAAAACCCACTGACCTGTAACGACTGGGACACACTTTTTTAGTCTTGTCTTGTGCTATAACCAGACTAGCAATTATTTACTTTCATCACTTgagcactttttatttttcacagacAGTGCTTTAACATTCACCCACTTTTCCACTAAACCAAGCCAAGCTTTGTGAACAGAGGTGTAATATTAACATGTCCTCATGTATCTGTTTGGTTTTTCTGCACTGTCTATCATGCTGACTGTTGTGTAGCCTATTGTACTGTCTGTCATGTTTACTTGTTGTTGATGCTGACTGTTGTAAGTTATGCAATTGCATATAATATTGTGCAAAAAATCCAACTTTCACTGTGaacagacatgtacagtatactggtCTATACGTATAGTTGATTACTGTGCTGTCTTGTGTGCTGTCTATTGTTTACATCTGTACATAGAAGCTTTGAAGAAACACAATTTTGTTCTTTTATGCATACATACCCTGTCGCCTGActaaatgacaataaacttCACTTTGACTTTGACAAATGAAGTTACTTAAATTAAAGCATCCATGTCTCTAAGCAGAAACTTAACACttaaaaaatgtctgtgaacaaTTATTCATAtttcaaaaatgaaaaacaaatttcTAATCGAGATATGGTTAGATTTGGTTTAATGTGCAACAttcaccaacattcaccatacAAATCCATGAGCATGTTAAATCGATGAGTCACTTATGTTGAACAACCATCAGAGGTGCTGTTACTGAAAATGGCTTGGATCACTAGCTTCTGATTTGAGAATGCAACAGCCCTGTGGTCCATAAATGTATTGTCGTAAATCGCTAGTTAGATATCTCTTGAGCCAGGAGCATTTTTGTGGCTTTGTCATGAACTAAATATTTCAGTGTTCATGCTGGTAACATTATTCAGATTCAGCAAAATTAGTTTTATATTGTACAGTGATTGACATTGATAAATGACCTTACCTTAGAGCGAGTAAAGAAAGAGCTGACAAGGTTCCCCAGGGTATCAGCTAATGGTATTTTTCACAAAGGGGATCCTGCCAATCTCAATAGTCATTTTAAAGTGACCAGGCAATGCTGGGGCTTTTGTTCACTGCTGAAAGACACTCTCTTATTAGCTCCCCTGTGGGGAAAAGCTGTCTCATGAGAGTCTACATTTCCTGTCATCAGCATAGTGAGAAGAGTAGCAATCCATACAATAATAAGAGTGCAAGTCCTGGGGGTCGGGGGGTCGCGAgatgatttccagaaactttatttatttatttatttattttttatatgttaaaaaaggtTGCAATGATGTCCCTTTTGGAtgactttcataagtatttccaTGAGGGAGACGCTCCCTACCAATATGACTGGATAAGTTCACCAGCAATCTAATACTGGGGGTCGcggtctgaaaagtttgggaacccTGCTATAGACATATATCTATCATCTTGACAATGCATTATTTATGTGATGAGATATTGGGAACAGTGGATGATGTGCCTCCAGGGTCTTTGTAGCAGATCTTGGACCTCCATCAGTAacaacaaagaagaaaaaattcgATATATCTTCTTGTTGCAATTTCTgacttaaattaaaaatgacttgACTTTCACAAGGTTAAATTATCTGATTAATAAAAAATCCCACACAATAGTCTGTTAAGCTGCTCAGCACCTCAAACTGCATATAGAATCACTTCATAATGTTTACCCTACAACATGCTGACAGAAAGCTGACGTTAGCTCAAGGTGCATCCTATACATTATGAAATCCTTGTACACCTCTGAATAAAACTCGCCGATCGAAACGAAAATTTCTGTCAtcttaagaaaaagaaataaacagtgatGGCTCTAACAAGACTACTGTATATTAAGGCTTATTGCACATCCTTTCACAGTATTGAGAGTCTGTCATCTTGAAATTGCATCTGTAGTTTTACACAAATCAAGGTGAAAGTTACACTGACGCAAACCCAGCTAATAACCATGTAGAAACAACAAGATAATAGAAGTTGTGGATGATCAGAAAATATGGTCAAAGGTACAAAAGGAATATGAGGAAAAGATCTCGGGTTTCAGAAATGATTCCTGATAATAGACAGGAGAAAAAAGAAGGCATCAACAAATGCAACCCAGAAAATGGTTAGTTACAGGTAAAACAAGTGTTATAGACTCTGTGATACAGCTGAACATCTTTATGATTGCAATAATTCTAATGAAAAACATATTTAGATGTTCTGTGGCTATTTTGTGTTGACCGCAATACACAGCCACATTTTTGGCATCTACATAAGATCATTATCTATGAATAATCTTTTCAAGGGTTGCATTTTCAAGGGTtttcaaaaaaaagaagaagtctTGTAATGTAGTCTGCAATTCATAGAGTCCAAGTCCTAACACATGGAAATGTAGAAGCTTTTGgactgaaattaaaataatgctGGAGAAGAAATGAGTCTTCTAAATAAAAGTTACTAAATAAAGCTACATCTGAAAGTTAATCTTTGATACCAGTTTTATGAACCAAGAGTATTGTGCAAAATGTCTGTGTGATTAAAGTGGAGTTTCCAggaattaatataattataccatgtggcataagaaaaaaaattattctttttattatcattattactatCATTATCATAATTCTTAGTAATAAAGAATGATAATCCTTGCTTTTAAATCACTTTCCCCCCATATTTCATCTATTATTATAGTAGACTACATTTAATTTCGTCTTACTCTTTTGTTTTATCTTATATTATTGtatctttaaatattatattaaaaaaaaaattttctttttattctaaaaaaaagatttcactaCCTGTGGTACTGTGAACTTTtcatacacaaaatatatagatatataaataataaatatatatacacactatatatatatatttatatatatatatatatatatatatatatatatatatatatatatatatatatatatatatatatagtgtgtgaaaaataaaataaaatggaaccaaataaataaatacagaatcaGAAAACGTTTAGTGTTTTTTAACCagtattctgttttatttctgcagtGAGATTCAGAACAGCGTCAGTCAGCAAATCCTTTTAAATTGACCGAGAAATGTGATAGCCCAGAGCTGAgtctcatttactgtatatgcaagAACCCATCAGTACATGTCTCTACACAGGGTCGAACAAGTTCTTTGTGTAACAGCAAATGAATTAGCAACGTCTACATCTGTATtttcagataaatattttaatatataaattccCAGGGATGCATACATGCCTATAAAATGTCATGCTCTGCACTAAAGCAGTAACAATATGTTACATTTTGATGATAGGTAatggaaaaaaagttttttcctcacatcatttaaaattttatatgcCACAAAGACTCATGGGTGGGAAATGTCAGATCCAAGAATATTCTTTTATCCAAAGTATTGTGAGAGACCTTGCAGTCCTTGTGTTGTTTGGGATTATGTAAATATGGTGTGAATATAGTCTATTTGCTATTCCATCCATGAATTAgtcttttaaaataacattcaaTAAAGAATTCTATTAAAAAACAATTAGTCCATAAAGAAATATGCTTGAATTTGACATTTTCAATTCATATCTCTGACATTTCTATATCTCCAGCTTTGGAGACTGAGATAAAAAAGAGTttatgaaacaaacacaaaaatatggcTGATGTGAGtttaatgttgattttttttgcagcatATTTGGATATTTATCTTAAATAATCTCTATACTCTGGAAACTTCATGGAAAATTCACACTCTCTTAGTGTctcttttaatattatttttaaatatcattgacttttatttcatttattctgtTACTAAGCTAAAATGATTAACTCTCTATGTATTTAAGTGAGCCAATGTATGTAGATCTCCTTCAGAGATTCTGCTCTCATTTATTTCGGTTCTCTACTagaatatttacatgtttaaacCACAATGTACCCGCCTGATTTATGGATGGTGCCTGGGATTTTATCTCAACATTTCTTCAGGGAAAAAGTCACCCATTTCCATTATGTTCTGTTCTTGCGCAGCAGATGTAATCCGAAGCCGACTTCAGTGATGTAAATCTTCAGCATATCCATAAATCCATTCCTATCCCACACTAAATTCCTCATTACTCTTCAGATTGGGGATACAAGAAAGCAGCTATATCAGTGTGACATGCAATCGGACTGATAATCCATCAATGTCACTAGTATTTGcatgataaacattattacttaTTCATAGAACTAAGAGCATTGTGTGATCGAAGTATTGCTTTTCTTTATATATGCATTAAAGGTCTGAATCAAGGTTTAAATGCTGAATGTTTTTAACAAATACAGAATTAGATTGATTTTATCAGTGGCTGGATCCTTTTCATGGTCATATTACTTTGCTATGTGCATTAATTGCATGCTcaactctttctttttttcttctttcatgattatttgtttttaagtgctttttatattttaaaggaACTGAATTTTTAGATGAATGTGAACATGTGGAGAGACATAGAAAGCTTTTCCCAGTCAATGTGGTAATAGGCAGaacaaagaaatctaaaaaaaaaactagtgaCCTTTATTttgctgatctctctctctctctctctctctctctctctctctctctctctctctctctctctcagtatggTCACATCTAATAAATCTGTACATCATTTATGAATTTGCAGAAGTTATTTCAAAAGAGTTTGGAATATGAGTTGTAGTGACTAGACTAGAAACTAAAACACCATTCAAAAATTGCTCGTCACCATAAGTACtgatttatttcaataattatTTCCACTAATAGTGTTAGTAGGCATGAATGCTATTCTTTCTCATAGGAATGCATgagtgtttaaatataaatcatgcACAAAAAGGGGCGTGGCTACAGTATAAAGTGAACATTGATCTCTGTTATTTGTGTTTCATTAAGATGTTTCCCAGGGAACTAATTCCTTACATCTAATCACTGTAGCATTGAGGGTAAAtcctttgtgtatttgtaaCTACAATTTAGCGGAAAAGTTTCGATAATCCTAAAATAATTTGAACCCAGAAATTTTTATGTAAAACCCCACAGCAACAGAAAAGCTTACCTGTATTTTCCACTTAGAAAGCAAGAAGCTTTTGTCATCAACAaacatattgtatatttaactgactgtattgTGTTACAGCGAGTTAATTCtatgtgtatgtctctctgttaGACAGCGCAGACTGTGCTTCTGGTTGTGGCAGCATTCCTCTTCTGCTGGATGCCCCATCATATCATTGCCATGTGGGTGGAATTTGGAGACTTCCCTCTGAACGATTCCTCCTTCGCGTTCCGCATATTGTCACACTGCATGGCCTACGGAAACTCCTGCGTCAACCCCATTCTCTACGCCTTCCTCTCAGAGAACTTTCGGAAAGCCTGCCGACAGGTCTTCACCTGCCATCTCTTCTACTCGCCCCCACCTGTGAAGAAAATAGCACGGATTCGGATGGAGAATTTCtccaccacacactccacaacCAACCTGTGAGAGAAGATTGACAAGCTCTGTGATGCTGAAAATGAGCCTCCTTGAAAATATTCTACTTCAAAATAGACCACAATCCGTATTCAGTTGAAGATTAATCCCTTCGCTGCTATTCAAACTAAAAAAACAGCGGTGCATGTAGGGCTTGCACAAATGCAGGCTGGAAATTCATCAGCACGaatagctttaaaaaaagaatgttcTACAGTTACGTCTTCACAGGTAGTCTTGAGAGATGAAATCTGAAAGTGTCATCCTCAAGATAGGTTTTCATGTCCAGAACAGCCAAGAGAAGGCGAAACTCTGTTTTGTTATGTAACTGAAAAACATCCATGTTGTTAACTTCAGTGttaagtttatatttttttccagtgaaAAGTGATTTGTATATGCTAGTCTATGATATTTGTGTCATAATTTGACTTGTTTACATGGTTAAATGTGTTGTGTAACGTGCAGACTACAGTCATCATCAGGATAAAAGGAAAAGCAACATGAACATGGACTTTATCACAATCCCTAACATTCCTCACATCTCAGatcatgtccacacacacatactgatacATATAAAATTccatatatattttgtaattcttaataataatcttaatacTATATTAATAGTAATCTAAACAGCAGCTTATatgagaggaaagagagatgtgttatttgtttttttgttttttttttatgatagatCCATGATTTTTTAATGATCCATCTTTTTGAGTTTTTTTCTCAAATATAACTAAATTTATCTGTTAATTGAGAACACTTATCTGCTTTTTCAGTAAAACATATTACATCTAAACAATACATAAAGCCCGTGCAACTACTGTACAAAGAATATTTTGTGGTTTCTTTATTTGTGCTGTAGTAAGGTGCATCAAACCATGGGAAATGTTCGAAGTGTGCAAATTTCCATGTTCAGTTAACGTACATAATTTGTATCAAGCATCATCAGTCCTATGAAAGCATTGAATCACAGGTGCTATTTCACATTTTGTTCAAACTTATTTCAAGCaatgaaatttattttcattttaatctctCACTATACCAACTTACTCATTTCGAAGATGTCATTATTTCCAATAAATATCTTATTTTGATATATAACTTCATATTTTAACATCATTACTCTTATTTTCTATCATTATTAAGACacacaaataatccactttATCAAGCTCTTGAAAGATGTTGCTTTGGTTTagtaacttattattattattattattattattattattattattattattatactttattttatgttaccCCACAATATGGTCTGTTAAATGTGGTTAGTTTATTGAAATCTTATTTTGTAATGCTGTTTTAATGGTGTAGAAAAGTGTATCTGTAGCATTGTGGACATGACCTCGAACAAGCAGCCGTTTTCTGACCAAAACAAACTGATGTTATGTCTGTGAAGTTATGCTGTGTagaatgttttgtataaaatcgTATAGCAAACTGTTGCATCATTGTTTCATCATCTTTAAGCATTTGAACATCAGAGGTCAAAGTTTAGCTGTGAGACTTTCAGTGACTAGAGTGCTCGTATAAAGCAGATCCCTTCACTGAAAGCCTTTAGTATCCTGCCACTCAGCCAGCTTCTGGGTATTTCCTGCTTTGATGTGGAAAGGATACAAAGCAGGCCTGGCagcaaaaagacagaaaattgACAGAAAGCCGAGCTACACTTTGGGccccttaaaaaaaatcatgaaaggATAAAATGGTAGTCTGATAATTAGTAAAGAATGAAAGTACaatgcttctttctttctcaaagGAAAAGCATATCTTGTTTTCTTGATCATGCTACTCCACAAAGCTGAATTCGTGCCGGTCTGGGAGGAAGTAAATCAGAGTTCATCCGAGTTTCTTTTGCTCTGAATCGATGTTTatgaaactctctctctcttcgtcaTGCGCCGTCACTTTAAATATAAGCCTATACCATGGCAACCCTGCTGTTATTCTGTGATAATAAACAGTGGGTGGCAGACTGCATACTCATCTATCATCCCTCGCAATTCACTACAGTCATCATCTCAAACCAGAGCCGTTTATACAGAGCAGAGCAACAGCAGACTTTCGAGTCAACtatcttaaaaaatatatacatatctgGTTAAGACTTTTGTCAAGGATGAAATGTGGACGTGAAAGGAAGCTGCTCGTATTTTGGCTACTGGGCTGAAATCCTGAAACAGGACAAGTTCATGAGttatttcaaacatttaaacataaggTTTAAATTTTAtctaattgaaaaaaaaagaaatatattaatattaaaacacaGTTTAACTATAGAAGCTATAACTATAGAATTTTAAGTATAAAAGCATGAccattttattttcctgaacTGCTTTATCAGGGTCAGGATCGGGGTGGATCCAGAGCCCGGGAATACACCCTGTATGGCATTGGACaacaccgcacacacacgcatgcacacaccacacacacgcagccATTTTTGATAAATGAATCCAGTTCTTGCCAGATGTTGTTCAGGAAACTAAAGGGAGGCAGTAGTGGGGAAAATGGTTAATGGTCAGGCTCAAGTCACAGAGTCACTGTTTGGCCCTTAATCTCACTCTCTGCTTAAGAATTTGCTGTATCATCAATGACTATGTTCTGGCACTTACTAACAAGCAGGAATTTGTGAATAatagaattccactgtgctgtattgtatatgtgacaaataaaagcttttttaatATGACACTAACCTGGGCTCAGGGGATCTGGGAGCTGTGAGACACTGTATTaacttgtataaaaaaattattattttttttttttgcagagcaGACAACCCCATATGTGTCTTTGTCAACATTctgcacaaaatattttcttacattCTTCAAATGCCTTCTCTGTTGTTCCTTTTCCTTTCCAAGACACCCTGCAGGCCATCACCAGTCAACTGTGTATAAAGCATTTACATAATAAACGCAGCACACTAATGCAAATGAATCGGAAATTGCTGTGAAGGATTTTTGTATTGAAAGCtatgaattgaaaaaaaatcaagacacTTATATAAACTTCTCCTTAGAGCCTTTTAACAAGTTcacaattaaatatttcaaatatttcccAATTTCTCAATAAAAATCAATAAGCTGGCATGTAAAATTCAGAACCTCTCTCATTAATACAGATATTACAAATCAAAAaagagtgcaaaagtttgcacaccctcaGGGCAAAAATTAAAGATACAGGAATTTGCTTTCTAGCCACAAGAAATTAATGTCAGAAAATGAATAAGGAATACAgttagatatataaataattatgtaaatcaAAAACAGATTTAGAGTCCTAGAGTGTTATAAAGAACTCCATTTTAAGTTATTTTTGTGGACTTTTTGCAGACTTTAGGTTGTTACGTTTGTTACAAGATGGACTGACATTTCATTTATAACATCctggaataaatatttattgtaaagCATGACAAGTACATTCTTCTTTTACCAGAACAATTATGggggatgcaaacttttgcattCAACTCTATATCAAGTATTCCTGAACATATTATACGAGTACTGTATTGTAAAAACAGAAGTGAAAATGAGTAAATGTGTAATATCATTTGTTCTCCAGTGATAATGTTTTGCTTGGTTTCTGAATGTCCGTCTCCATTCCTGGTAAACACATTCTCCTCCTGGCTGCTGTCTCAATGCTCTGCACCAGCTCTACATCCCATGGATGGGTGACAAAACTCAGGACATGTCCTCCACCTGAGGCTCCTGCCCTGCCTACACGGCCTGCACGGTGAATGTAGTCTGTATGGGATTCTGGGAAATCATAGTTAACCACCAACCCCACTCTTTGCGTGTCAAGTCCTCGGGAGGCGATATCAGTACAAAGCAAAACATCAACATGGCCTTTTTGGAAGTTCTGAAAAATTCCTTCCCTCATCGAGGCAGGCATTTCTCCCTGAAGACGAGCGTGATGAAGACCCATCTCTTCCAGCGTGTAACCAAGCCAGTTGACGGTGGCAGCCGAATTGCAGAACACCAAAACGCCTTTCCGATCTGCCTCCTTCAAAGCTTGGTGAAGCTCCAGAACCTTTTCAGAGCCTCTTACTTTCACAAAGGTCTGCCTGACATGCGGCATCAGGTAATGCAACATCCGGCTCTTAACCGTTACCAAGCTGCCCAGATCGGTCACTTTATCCAGGAGCTCGCCGACCCCTCCAGGGAAAGTGGCACCTACTACCACCAGCTGTGCTTTTCGTGCGGGTCCGGTTAGCTCGGAGAGATTCGCAGCAACCTGGGTGTGTCGGAGGACCTTCTCAAGCATGTCTACGAAACTGGGGTCAAACATTGTATCAGCTTCATCTACTACAATAAAACGAAGTTCACTCAGATCCACAAAGCGTCTCCATATTGCCTTCAACAACGAGCCAGGCGTAGCAACCAGAAGATCAGGCGGACCATAGCTGAAAGCTGCTTTGATGCTTCCGactcctcttcctccacctACAACTTTAACCTTTAGCCCAAACGGTCGGCTCACGGCACGTGCAACCGAGGTCACCTGCTCGGCCAGCTCTCTCGATGGCACAAGGACCAGCGCTTGTGTCTTCTGCTCTGACTCCAGCTCTATCGGTCTCATCTCTGTATGTAATTTATGGACAATGGGCAGGAGGTAGGCCAACGTTTTTCCGCTGCCCGTCTCAGCAGCACACAGGACGTTGTGACCCCGAAGCAGTTTTGGAATGGTCTGTAACTGCACAATCGTAGGATGCGTGATATTGTGACTCTGCAGTGTCTCGACGAGCTCTGACGAAAGATGGAGGTGGCTGAATGTTTTTCTCTGATTCTGTCCATCCTGGTTCTTCTCTTCCATAGACTCCGGGAGGAAAGGTGGCGCACTCTGGGTGCTGTTGATGGTAAAGTAGTCTCCAAATGATTTGTTATTCTTCCATCCCTTTGACGTGAGTACTGGTTCTTCAAACTTGCCCAGAGTGTAACTGACAGACTGATTCAATAGTTGGTTCTTGCTTTCGATCAGTAGTCTACCAGCTTTTACTGTGGCTACTTTATCGAGGTTTTTGCGTTTCACCTGCTTCACACTGTCTATGCGGTCTTGTATGCGCCTCGGGACGCGGATTATCACCGGTTCAGACGTCGCTGTGGATGTTTGGCGTccaacaacattataaaataactcTTGTACACAACCTGCACCACGGATACAACAGGAAAGCGAATTAGTTTGGCTTAAAAGCTGTCTGGAAGCGAGCAAGCCAAAGCACCCAACCTTCACGCCGTGCATTCTGACAGGTGCTTTACATTAGGAGAGCTAACTCTTCTAGCTAATGCTAATAAATATTAGCGGTCACAAAACACCAGAATTATTCAGCCTTTACTTTTCCGCTCAACGTTCTCACATGTATCTC
Encoded proteins:
- the ddx28 gene encoding probable ATP-dependent RNA helicase DDX28 translates to MHGVKVGCFGLLASRQLLSQTNSLSCCIRGAGCVQELFYNVVGRQTSTATSEPVIIRVPRRIQDRIDSVKQVKRKNLDKVATVKAGRLLIESKNQLLNQSVSYTLGKFEEPVLTSKGWKNNKSFGDYFTINSTQSAPPFLPESMEEKNQDGQNQRKTFSHLHLSSELVETLQSHNITHPTIVQLQTIPKLLRGHNVLCAAETGSGKTLAYLLPIVHKLHTEMRPIELESEQKTQALVLVPSRELAEQVTSVARAVSRPFGLKVKVVGGGRGVGSIKAAFSYGPPDLLVATPGSLLKAIWRRFVDLSELRFIVVDEADTMFDPSFVDMLEKVLRHTQVAANLSELTGPARKAQLVVVGATFPGGVGELLDKVTDLGSLVTVKSRMLHYLMPHVRQTFVKVRGSEKVLELHQALKEADRKGVLVFCNSAATVNWLGYTLEEMGLHHARLQGEMPASMREGIFQNFQKGHVDVLLCTDIASRGLDTQRVGLVVNYDFPESHTDYIHRAGRVGRAGASGGGHVLSFVTHPWDVELVQSIETAARRRMCLPGMETDIQKPSKTLSLENK